The following are from one region of the Bacillus methanolicus MGA3 genome:
- a CDS encoding Tex family protein — MEQTIDKQEQLMKIIASEQSLTLKQIRNVISLMNEGNTVPFIARYRKEQTGALDEVQLRNIIERWQYLQNLEQRKEEVIRLIAEQGKLTPELQSQIEKAIKLQEVEDLYRPYKQKRRTKATIAKEKGLEPLAEWLLTFPKTGSVEEKANEFLSEEKELNSIEDALAGAKDIIAEWVSDDPESRKWIRGETAKSGIIESVLKDAEKDEKKVYEMYYEYEEPIEKIVPHRILALNRGEKEDVIRVQIKPDIHKILHFLHKKWIKDEQSITASLVADAVEDGYKRLIQPSIEREIRNELTEKAEERAIHIFSENLRNLLLQPPLKGKIVLGVDPAYRTGCKLAAVDETGKVLHIDVIYPHPPVSKTKEAREKFIKILRDFNIDIVAIGNGTASRETEQFVAEILKEVKEEIFYLIVNEAGASVYSASDLAREEFPDLQVEERSAVSIARRLQDPLAELVKIDPKSVGVGQYQHDVSQKKLSESLTFVVETAVNQVGVNVNTASPSLLQYVAGLSKTVANNIVKYREEQGKFTSRAQLKKIPRLGAKTYEQAIGFLRVIDGEEPFDRTGIHPENYPVVKKLLENLGFKTDEIGTNDLKNALTGLDLKETAAQLDIGELTLKDIIDALIRPGRDPRDELPKPLLRKDILKLEDLKPGMELQGTVRNVVDFGAFVDIGVKQDGLVHISKLSRQFVKHPLDVVSVGDVVTVWVDNVDTNKGRIALTMLAPSENSDR, encoded by the coding sequence TTGGAACAGACGATCGATAAACAGGAGCAATTAATGAAGATTATTGCTTCTGAGCAATCTTTAACTTTAAAACAAATTCGAAATGTCATTTCTTTAATGAATGAAGGAAATACCGTTCCATTCATTGCCCGCTATCGGAAGGAACAAACAGGTGCGCTTGATGAAGTACAGTTGCGGAATATTATTGAAAGATGGCAATATCTTCAGAACCTTGAACAGCGAAAAGAAGAAGTGATTCGATTAATTGCAGAGCAAGGTAAATTAACCCCTGAACTTCAAAGCCAAATCGAAAAAGCGATAAAGCTCCAAGAAGTTGAAGATCTTTATCGCCCTTATAAACAAAAACGCCGGACTAAAGCGACTATCGCAAAAGAAAAAGGGTTGGAACCGTTAGCTGAATGGCTGTTGACTTTCCCAAAAACAGGTTCTGTTGAAGAAAAGGCGAACGAATTTTTATCAGAAGAAAAAGAATTGAACAGCATCGAAGACGCACTTGCAGGAGCAAAGGATATTATTGCGGAGTGGGTATCAGATGATCCGGAAAGCAGAAAATGGATCCGTGGAGAAACAGCAAAATCGGGAATAATTGAATCTGTATTAAAAGATGCAGAAAAAGACGAGAAAAAAGTGTACGAAATGTATTATGAATATGAAGAACCTATTGAAAAAATCGTACCTCACCGCATCCTTGCCTTGAATCGCGGCGAAAAAGAAGATGTTATTCGCGTCCAAATTAAACCCGATATTCATAAGATTCTTCATTTTTTACATAAAAAATGGATTAAAGATGAGCAATCCATTACGGCATCACTTGTTGCAGATGCGGTAGAAGATGGATACAAACGCCTTATTCAACCTTCAATCGAACGGGAAATCCGGAACGAATTAACTGAAAAAGCAGAAGAACGTGCTATTCATATCTTCTCTGAAAATTTACGCAATCTATTGCTGCAGCCTCCTTTAAAAGGAAAAATTGTTCTAGGTGTGGATCCCGCTTACCGAACAGGGTGTAAACTAGCCGCAGTCGATGAGACCGGGAAAGTTTTGCATATTGACGTAATCTATCCTCATCCTCCTGTATCGAAAACAAAAGAAGCGCGAGAAAAATTTATAAAAATTCTTAGAGACTTCAATATTGATATCGTTGCTATCGGAAATGGGACTGCATCAAGAGAAACAGAACAATTTGTAGCAGAAATCTTAAAAGAAGTAAAAGAAGAGATTTTTTATTTAATTGTCAATGAAGCAGGTGCTAGTGTCTATTCAGCATCCGATCTTGCAAGAGAGGAATTTCCGGATCTACAGGTAGAAGAGCGAAGTGCTGTTTCGATCGCCCGAAGATTGCAAGATCCTTTAGCGGAACTTGTTAAGATTGATCCTAAGTCGGTTGGTGTAGGACAATATCAGCACGATGTTTCGCAAAAAAAGCTTTCTGAATCGTTAACCTTTGTTGTGGAAACGGCTGTTAACCAGGTAGGTGTTAATGTAAATACTGCTTCTCCGTCTCTTTTACAATATGTAGCAGGATTGTCGAAAACAGTTGCAAACAATATTGTAAAATATCGGGAAGAGCAAGGGAAATTTACATCAAGAGCACAGCTTAAAAAAATCCCGCGGCTTGGTGCAAAAACTTATGAGCAAGCGATAGGGTTTTTGCGTGTAATCGATGGAGAGGAGCCTTTTGACCGAACAGGCATTCATCCGGAAAATTATCCAGTAGTCAAAAAACTGCTTGAAAATTTGGGCTTTAAAACAGATGAAATAGGAACAAATGATTTAAAGAATGCTTTGACTGGATTAGATTTGAAAGAAACAGCAGCTCAACTGGATATTGGGGAATTAACATTGAAAGACATTATTGATGCTTTAATCCGGCCGGGAAGAGACCCGCGGGACGAGCTTCCAAAACCGCTGTTAAGAAAGGATATTCTAAAACTCGAAGATTTAAAACCGGGAATGGAGCTTCAAGGTACTGTAAGAAATGTAGTAGATTTTGGTGCGTTTGTTGATATCGGGGTTAAACAGGATGGGCTTGTTCATATTTCAAAGCTCAGCCGGCAATTTGTTAAACATCCTTTAGATGTCGTTTCAGTTGGCGATGTTGTGACTGTTTGGGTGGATAACGTTGACACGAATAAAGGAAGAATTGCGTTAACGATGCTGGCTCCTTCGGAAAATAGCGATCGATAA
- a CDS encoding SprT family protein, whose translation MKESELQKLVEELSLAYFNKPFRHRAMFNPRLRTTGGRYLLHSHNIEINKKYYEQLGEKELIGIIKHELCHYHLHLEGKGFRHRDRDFRNLLKKVDAPRFCSPLPEQRKRRKSGKIIIYSCKSCNEIYKRRRSINTSKYVCGKCRGKLIKLKELTAE comes from the coding sequence ATGAAAGAATCAGAACTGCAAAAACTTGTTGAAGAATTATCTCTTGCCTATTTCAATAAGCCTTTCCGCCATCGTGCAATGTTCAACCCACGGCTTCGGACAACAGGAGGGAGGTATTTGCTCCACTCCCATAACATTGAAATCAACAAAAAATATTATGAACAGCTTGGTGAAAAAGAACTAATTGGCATTATAAAACATGAACTTTGCCATTATCATTTGCATCTTGAAGGAAAAGGATTCCGTCATCGTGACCGAGATTTTAGAAACCTTCTAAAAAAAGTGGATGCTCCGCGTTTTTGCAGTCCTCTTCCTGAGCAAAGAAAAAGAAGAAAATCGGGCAAAATAATAATCTATTCTTGCAAAAGCTGCAATGAGATTTATAAGCGAAGAAGATCTATTAATACATCAAAATATGTTTGCGGAAAATGCAGAGGGAAATTGATAAAATTAAAGGAGTTGACAGCAGAGTAA
- the cmpA gene encoding cortex morphogenetic protein CmpA: protein MPTWFQNQMKKAFYEKDRYQIKILNQCWFFYRKKHCS, encoded by the coding sequence ATGCCAACCTGGTTTCAAAACCAAATGAAGAAAGCTTTCTACGAAAAGGATAGATATCAAATAAAAATTTTAAATCAATGCTGGTTTTTTTACAGAAAAAAACACTGCTCATAG
- a CDS encoding PP2C family serine/threonine-protein phosphatase, which produces MIHTIKEKIELIVHQSSKQGRTECGDSYYFTATDDYFVCVLADGLGSGPYAREASDAVVSVVEQNHHKDVETLMKECNHSLMQKRGAAVAIFKVYFKTMEFEYSCVGNIRFFLYSPSGKLTYPLPVTGYLSGRPQVFQTQRFFYEPNSKFLVYSDGLNLQGTKTLLKGYLPVESIANEILTKHITTSDDTTFIVGSLLG; this is translated from the coding sequence ATGATTCATACTATCAAAGAAAAAATTGAGCTTATTGTCCACCAATCCTCTAAACAGGGCAGAACTGAATGTGGAGATAGTTATTATTTTACTGCTACTGATGACTACTTTGTCTGTGTTTTAGCAGATGGACTTGGCAGCGGACCTTATGCTCGTGAAGCTTCTGATGCGGTTGTCTCTGTCGTTGAACAGAACCACCACAAAGATGTTGAAACGCTTATGAAAGAGTGCAACCATTCTTTAATGCAAAAAAGGGGTGCAGCTGTAGCAATTTTTAAGGTTTATTTTAAAACAATGGAATTTGAATACAGTTGTGTAGGCAATATTCGTTTTTTCCTCTATTCTCCTTCCGGCAAGCTGACTTATCCTCTTCCGGTAACAGGTTATCTTTCTGGGAGGCCTCAAGTTTTCCAGACACAGCGGTTTTTCTATGAGCCAAACTCAAAATTCCTCGTCTATTCAGATGGTCTGAATCTTCAGGGGACAAAAACTTTGCTAAAAGGCTATCTACCAGTTGAATCTATTGCGAATGAAATATTAACAAAACATATAACGACTAGTGATGACACTACCTTCATCGTAGGAAGCTTACTTGGATAA
- the sigB gene encoding RNA polymerase sigma factor SigB, with product MQKQSQPNLISKQEINDLIKAYQEHQDEEAQNKLVLHYQNLVATIARKYSKGGSYHEDIVQVGMIGLLGAIRRYDESIGKSFEAFAVPTIIGEIKRFLRDKTWSVHVPRRIKELGPKIKSTVEELTTKLHRSPKVEEIAEALNVSEEEVLEAMEIGKSYQALSVDHSIEADADGGTVTLLDIVGTVDEGYERINQKLVLEKALPVLTDREKKIIQYTFLENMSQKDAGDKLGISQMHVSRLQRRAIKKLQEAIHTDINNTECLS from the coding sequence ATGCAGAAACAATCTCAACCTAATCTAATATCGAAGCAGGAAATCAACGATTTGATTAAAGCATATCAAGAGCATCAGGATGAAGAAGCTCAAAATAAGCTTGTGCTTCATTACCAAAACCTTGTTGCAACGATTGCCCGTAAATACTCAAAAGGCGGGTCATATCATGAAGATATCGTCCAAGTCGGAATGATTGGGTTGTTGGGTGCGATTCGCCGTTATGACGAATCAATTGGCAAAAGTTTTGAAGCGTTTGCGGTTCCGACGATAATCGGTGAGATTAAACGCTTTTTGCGGGACAAAACGTGGAGTGTTCATGTTCCGCGGCGGATTAAAGAGCTTGGTCCAAAAATTAAATCGACAGTAGAAGAACTGACAACAAAACTGCATCGCTCACCGAAAGTGGAAGAAATTGCAGAAGCCTTAAATGTTTCTGAAGAAGAAGTACTTGAAGCAATGGAAATAGGAAAAAGTTATCAAGCTTTATCAGTGGACCATTCCATTGAAGCTGACGCAGATGGCGGAACCGTTACATTGCTGGATATTGTAGGTACGGTTGATGAAGGATACGAAAGGATTAACCAAAAACTTGTTTTAGAAAAGGCTCTTCCTGTTTTAACAGATCGGGAAAAGAAAATTATTCAGTACACCTTTTTGGAAAATATGAGCCAAAAGGATGCAGGAGATAAATTGGGGATTTCACAAATGCATGTTTCCCGTTTGCAAAGAAGGGCCATTAAAAAGCTTCAGGAAGCAATACATACTGATATTAACAACACGGAGTGTCTTTCATGA
- a CDS encoding anti-sigma factor antagonist, with translation MNMTIEVEDTDSLVEVKVGGEIDAYTAPKLREKLFPISEKDGVQMIVDLSGVTYMDSTGLGVFVGVFKKVRSNNGKFKLIGLSSRLERLFKITGLADIIDINSKIEGGV, from the coding sequence ATGAATATGACGATCGAAGTTGAAGACACTGACTCTTTAGTAGAAGTTAAAGTTGGCGGCGAAATAGATGCATATACAGCTCCCAAGCTAAGGGAAAAACTTTTTCCAATTTCTGAAAAAGATGGAGTCCAAATGATTGTTGATCTTTCTGGAGTCACTTATATGGATAGTACTGGACTGGGCGTATTTGTGGGAGTCTTTAAAAAGGTTCGCTCCAACAATGGAAAGTTTAAACTTATAGGCTTATCAAGCAGGTTAGAGAGGCTTTTTAAAATTACAGGCCTTGCAGATATTATTGATATTAACAGCAAGATTGAGGGTGGAGTGTAA
- the rsbW gene encoding anti-sigma B factor RsbW, which translates to MNQPFDYIEMKIPARPEYVGVIRLTLSGIASRMGFSYDDIEDLKIATSEACTNAVQHAYKHTGKGEVVLGFGLYKDRLEVMVADSGQSFDFHTAREGLGPYDENDSVEFLREGGLGLYLIETLMDEVRIHHKEGVTVFMTKYLEREQVERDAETIST; encoded by the coding sequence ATGAATCAGCCGTTTGATTATATAGAAATGAAAATTCCGGCTAGGCCGGAATACGTTGGAGTCATTCGTTTGACTCTTTCGGGAATCGCAAGTAGAATGGGGTTTTCTTATGACGACATTGAGGATTTAAAGATTGCCACTAGTGAAGCTTGTACAAATGCAGTACAGCATGCCTATAAACATACGGGTAAAGGCGAAGTGGTACTTGGTTTTGGTCTGTATAAAGATCGATTAGAAGTCATGGTTGCAGACAGTGGACAGAGTTTTGATTTTCATACCGCCAGAGAAGGTCTTGGACCATACGATGAAAATGATTCCGTTGAATTCCTACGAGAAGGAGGCTTGGGACTTTACCTTATTGAAACACTGATGGACGAGGTAAGAATCCATCACAAAGAGGGTGTTACGGTATTTATGACTAAATACCTTGAAAGAGAGCAGGTGGAGAGGGATGCAGAAACAATCTCAACCTAA